The following proteins are co-located in the Paenibacillus sp. JNUCC32 genome:
- a CDS encoding SDR family NAD(P)-dependent oxidoreductase, translated as MTEKRMNNVALITGASSGIGLELTKRLLSEGWQVLALIRSAFPTDDARIQDALRLRQLRTYKADLSDFTDLQASLDQIKKHEGHIDLLFNNAGVSFGELSYSQQGREMHFEVNSIVPYIILMELKELLGKGSFKTVINTSSNALLYLKQFDHRTLASPVGFKKLIGPYAASKLALSLWTQEIAPSMQADGITIRSVCPGGNKTTMTTNAGMPKFMIPIRNLFFSHPSEGASRLYEAALGQSRQSTGAFLNKGKATPLKFSSQGAELLSKIELIYKQEFAAKS; from the coding sequence ATGACAGAGAAAAGAATGAATAACGTCGCCTTGATCACGGGAGCAAGCTCCGGCATTGGCTTGGAGTTAACCAAGCGATTGTTATCCGAAGGCTGGCAAGTCCTCGCTTTGATCCGTTCTGCCTTTCCAACAGACGATGCACGGATTCAAGATGCACTGCGATTGCGGCAGCTCAGAACGTACAAGGCTGATTTATCGGATTTCACGGATCTCCAAGCCTCGCTGGATCAGATCAAGAAACACGAGGGTCATATTGACTTGCTGTTCAATAACGCAGGCGTCTCCTTCGGCGAATTATCCTACTCCCAACAAGGACGCGAGATGCATTTTGAAGTAAACTCTATCGTCCCTTATATCATCTTGATGGAACTGAAGGAGCTTCTTGGGAAAGGCAGCTTCAAGACGGTAATCAATACGTCTTCGAATGCGTTGTTGTATCTCAAACAGTTCGATCACCGTACCTTGGCGTCCCCTGTCGGGTTCAAGAAGCTGATTGGGCCTTATGCAGCGAGCAAATTAGCCTTATCGTTGTGGACTCAGGAGATCGCCCCTTCCATGCAGGCAGATGGCATTACGATCCGAAGCGTCTGTCCGGGAGGGAATAAAACAACCATGACCACAAACGCCGGGATGCCAAAATTCATGATTCCGATCCGTAACCTGTTCTTCTCCCATCCCAGTGAAGGAGCTTCACGCCTGTATGAAGCAGCGCTAGGTCAATCCCGACAATCGACGGGGGCATTTCTCAACAAGGGTAAAGCAACGCCTTTAAAATTCTCAAGCCAAGGTGCAGAGCTGCTTAGCAAGATCGAGCTAATCTATAAGCAAGAGTTTGCAGCCAAATCTTAG